GTGCGGGCGCGCGGCGCCCGCGCATGTCGTCTCACCCCCGGCCTGTGGCCGGGGGCTCGGGTGGGCGCTTTTGATTGGTATTGCGCCCTGGATGGCGGCGGTCCGGCATGTTGCGGGGAACGGGGAATTCTGCTGAGAGGCGTCTGAGGGGCTGGTCTGCCCTCAGAGCGCCGGTTCCAGTGTCGGGGCGAGTCTGCGAAGCCTCAAGGACAGGCCGCGCGAGGCGCGCGGTCGGCTGCGCCGATCCTTGACCCTTCGCAGACTCACCCGGTTGGGGTCAGATCCCCTGAGGCACCATGAAGACCCGGCCGATGCGCGGATCGCTGGGATGGTGAAAGCAGCCGGGCGTGCCTTTGGGATCGAGCCGCGTGCACTCTGTGGCAAAGGCCGCATAGAGCACCTCGAAGGCCGGGTCCGTGTCTGTGATCCGCTGCCAGCCCTGCGCTTCCATGTCTTTGGCTAGGCTTTCGAAGCTCTTTCCGAAATTGTCCCTGGGCGGGTAGGGCGCGCCGAGGCCCAGCTCATAGACCAGACGCACGGGTGCGAAGCGCGCCCCGTCGAGCGTCATCTGATAGGACGCCTGGCGATGGCGCCTTGCGTAATCCTCGGGATGCAGCCGGCGCGCGGCCTCGACCGCGCACCAGCCTTTCAGCAATGCCCAGGAGGGGGCGTTCACCCCTCCATCGCCTCCAGCTCGTCGATGAAGCCCTCGATCATGCCGAGGCCCTTGTCCCAGAATTTCGGATCGCTCGCGTCGAGGCCGAAGGGGGCCAGCAATGCGCTGTGATGTTTCGAGCCGCCCGCCTTGAGCATGTCGAAATACTTGTCCTGGAAGCCCTCGGGATTTTCCTCGTAGACCGCGTAGAGCGCGTTCACCAGCCCGTCGCCGAAGGCATAGGCGTAGACATAGAAGGGCGAATGCACGAAATGCGGGATATAGGCCCAGAAGGTCTCGTAGCCCGGCATGAACTCGAAAACCGGGCCGAGGCTTTCCGCCTGCACCGACATCCACAGCGCGTTGATGTCGTCGGGGGTGAGCTCGCCGCCGCGCCGGGCCTCGTGCAGCTTGCATTCGAAATCGTAAAAGGCGATCTGCCGGACCACGGTGTTGATCATATCCTCGACCTTGCCGGCGAGCATGACCTTGCGCTCCTTGGGATCGGTCGCCTTGTCGAGCATGGCGCGGAAGGTCAGCATCTCGCCGAACACGCTTGCCGTCTCGGCCAGGGTCAGCGGGGTGGAGGCCAACATCTCGCCCTGACCGGCGGCCAGCACCTGATGCACGCCGTGGCCCAGCTCATGCGCCAGCGTCATCACGTCGCGCGGTTTGCCGAGATAGTTCAGCATCACGTAAGGATGCACCTCGGTCACCGTGGGGTGGGCAAAGGCGCCCGGGGCCTTGCCCGGCTTCACCGCGGCGTCGATCCAGCCCTTGGTGAAGAAGGGCTGCGCGATCTCGGCCATGCGCGGATCGAACCCGGCATAGGCCTCCATCACCGTCTTTTGCGCCTCGTCCCAGCCGACGATGCGGTCGCTCTCCATCGGCAGCGGCGCGTTGCGGTCCCAGACCTGCATCGTGTCGAGCCCCAGCCATTTCGCCTTGAGCGCGTAATAGCGATGCGACAGGCGCGGATAGGCGGCGACCACCGCGTCGCGCAGCGCTTCGACGACCTCGGGCTCCACATCGTTCGAAAGGTGCCGGCCCATCTGCGCCGAGGGCATGCCGCGCCAGCGGTCCATGATCTCCTTTTCCTTGGCCTGGGTGTTGTGGACCCGGGCGAAGGTGCGCAGGTTCTGCCCGAAGACCCGCGCCAGCTCGTGCGCGGCGGCCTCGCGCTTGGAGCGGTCCTGCTCGGTCAGCAGGGTGAGGGTGGATTCGATCGACAGGGTCTCGCCATCGACGGTGAATTCCAGCCCCGCGATGGTCTCGTCGAAGAGCTTCATCCAGGCGTCGCCCACCACGCCCATATCGTGCAGGAAGCGCTCCAGCTCGTCGGAGAGCTGATAGGGTTTCATCGCGCGGATGCGGTCGAAGGCGGGCTTGTAGCGCGCCAGATCGTCATCGGCGGCGAAGAGCGCGTCATAGGTCGCGTCCTCGATGGCGTTCAGCTCGAGCGTGAAGAAGACCAGCGGCGTGGTGTAGATCGTCACCTTTTCCTGAAGGTCGGAGAGGAACTTGGTGCGTTCGGCATCGGTGGATTGCTGATAATAGCGCAGCCCGGCATAGGACATCAGCCGCCCTCCGATGGTCTCGATCTTTTCGTGACGCTGCACCATTTCGAGAAAGCCCGTCGCGTCGAGCCCGGCCATCTTGCCCTCGTAATCGGCGGCAAAGCGCGCGCAGGCATCTTCCAGCCAGTCGAGATCGCGCTTCAGCTCGGGCGCGTCGGGGGCGGCGTAGAGGTCGGTCAGGTCCCATTCCGGCAGATCGCCCAGGTCGCGGCCTCCGGCAGAGGCGTTGGCGTCGAAAAGCGGGCGGGAGGCGGGAAAGGCGGTCTGCATGGGATCCTCACATCTGTTTCCCCAAGACATAGGGGCGTGCCCGCCCGGATGGCAATGGCGCCGCGCGGATTTTGCGCCGGGCGCCGGGGCGGCGACCCGAGACTTTCGGCGCTGTTCACGCGGATTCGGGCAAAAATCTTTCGACGGCGGGGTGTGAGCGGTTAGAGTTTTTTCAGTGCCCCGTGAGGAGAGGGGCGTTTGGTGAATGTGCGATTTCGGGAGGAGACGATCATGACACAGAAACCCATTCTCTACGGTGCCGTCGGCATTCTGGTGGGCTTTGTCGGCGGCATCGCGATCGGCAGCGCCACCAGTCAGAGCCGGGTCGGCGAGGCGGTGAGCCAGGCGCTGGCGCCCGCGCAAGAGGCGAGCGAGAGCGCCGCGGCATCGCAGCAGGAGGCGCTGACCGGGCTGGGTGAGCGCATCGCGGCGCTGGAAGCGGCGATCTCCGAGGAGGAGGACGGCAGCGACCTGACGGCGCGGCTCGACGCGCTGGAAACCGGCATGCAAGAGCGGCTCGATGCCCTGTCGGAGCAGGCCGAGGCGCAGTCGCAGGCGGTGCGGGGCGCGCTGGCGGATCTCTCCGGCGGCATGGAGGAGGCGGCGCAGATCGCCGCCGCCGCCGTGGCGACACGCAGCGGGGGTGTCGGCAATGACGGCGGCGGCCCGGCAGCGGAGGGGATGATGGTCACCGACCCGCTGGGCGTCGGCGAGACGGCGCTTTTCGACGAGGGCCGGGTGCGGGCCTTTGTCTCGCGGCTCGATCCGCAGGGCGGCTCGGTGAGGCTGGCGGTCAATGGCGCGCTGGTGGCGCTCGGCGCCGGCGGGTCGGCGCCGGTGGCGGGCGGCGATTGCTCGGTCGCGGTGATGGCGCTGCGGGACGGGCGTGTCACGCTCGGGTCGGATTGCGGCACCGGCGAGAGCGTAGAAGCGGCGCCCGCCGAGGCGGGCAAGGTGCCGGAGGAGGGCTATCGCCCGGGCCATATGGTGCGGCTCGCCGACGGGGCGCTGCGCGTCTATGTCTCGGGGCTGGCGGCGGACGGCTCGGCGGCGCGGCTGGCGGTGAACGGGATCGAGACGGAGATGGTCGCGACCGGATCGGCGCTGGAGGTCGAGGTCGACGGCAAGGCCTGCTCGGTCACGGTAACCGGTGTCGGCGGCGGGCTCGTCGGGCTGGAGGGCGCGTGCGGCTGAGCCCGGGCCGGTGGTTCTGAACCGCGCCCTGCGGCGTCAGCCATAGGCGGCGAGCATGTCGCGCAGATCGGCCAGCGTATTGGCCTCCTGTGCCGGCTTGTCGCGGCGCCAGCGCGCCATGCGGGGAA
The window above is part of the Salipiger abyssi genome. Proteins encoded here:
- a CDS encoding M3 family oligoendopeptidase; the protein is MQTAFPASRPLFDANASAGGRDLGDLPEWDLTDLYAAPDAPELKRDLDWLEDACARFAADYEGKMAGLDATGFLEMVQRHEKIETIGGRLMSYAGLRYYQQSTDAERTKFLSDLQEKVTIYTTPLVFFTLELNAIEDATYDALFAADDDLARYKPAFDRIRAMKPYQLSDELERFLHDMGVVGDAWMKLFDETIAGLEFTVDGETLSIESTLTLLTEQDRSKREAAAHELARVFGQNLRTFARVHNTQAKEKEIMDRWRGMPSAQMGRHLSNDVEPEVVEALRDAVVAAYPRLSHRYYALKAKWLGLDTMQVWDRNAPLPMESDRIVGWDEAQKTVMEAYAGFDPRMAEIAQPFFTKGWIDAAVKPGKAPGAFAHPTVTEVHPYVMLNYLGKPRDVMTLAHELGHGVHQVLAAGQGEMLASTPLTLAETASVFGEMLTFRAMLDKATDPKERKVMLAGKVEDMINTVVRQIAFYDFECKLHEARRGGELTPDDINALWMSVQAESLGPVFEFMPGYETFWAYIPHFVHSPFYVYAYAFGDGLVNALYAVYEENPEGFQDKYFDMLKAGGSKHHSALLAPFGLDASDPKFWDKGLGMIEGFIDELEAMEG